In Streptomyces sp. SID8374, one genomic interval encodes:
- the bldG gene encoding anti-sigma factor antagonist BldG — protein MDLSLSTRNVGDRTVVEVGGEIDVYTAPKLREQLVELVNDGSYHLVVDMEGVDFLDSTGLGVLVGGLKRVRAHEGSLRLVCNQERILKIFRITGLTKVFPIHTTVDEAVAATD, from the coding sequence GTGGACCTGTCCCTGTCGACTCGCAATGTTGGCGACCGTACGGTTGTCGAGGTCGGTGGCGAGATTGATGTGTATACCGCGCCCAAGCTGCGCGAGCAGTTGGTCGAGTTGGTGAATGACGGCAGCTACCACCTGGTTGTCGACATGGAAGGTGTTGACTTCCTCGACTCCACCGGCCTCGGCGTGCTCGTGGGCGGTTTGAAGCGTGTCCGGGCCCATGAGGGCTCGCTGCGCCTGGTCTGCAACCAGGAGCGCATTCTCAAGATCTTCCGGATCACGGGCCTGACCAAGGTGTTCCCGATTCACACCACGGTCGACGAGGCCGTAGCCGCCACCGACTGA
- a CDS encoding ATP-binding protein: MATVELRFSAQPEHVRTARLVAAAVARRAGVDEAVLDEVRLAVGEACSRAVGLHRSHGITAPVSVVLTEEEKAFSIEVGDGVPDPASGAAAPGARSASGGPDEAEGDGGEDEMGLAVISGLVDDVEVRSGADGGTIRMSWPTALAAVRP; the protein is encoded by the coding sequence ATGGCCACCGTTGAACTCCGCTTCAGTGCCCAGCCTGAACATGTCAGGACGGCCCGCCTGGTGGCGGCCGCCGTGGCGCGCCGGGCCGGCGTCGACGAGGCGGTGCTCGACGAGGTCAGGCTCGCCGTCGGTGAGGCGTGCAGCCGTGCCGTGGGGCTGCACCGCAGCCACGGCATCACCGCGCCGGTCAGCGTGGTGCTGACCGAGGAGGAGAAGGCGTTCTCCATCGAGGTCGGGGACGGCGTCCCTGATCCCGCGAGCGGGGCCGCCGCGCCCGGAGCCCGCAGCGCCTCCGGAGGCCCGGACGAGGCCGAGGGCGACGGGGGCGAGGACGAGATGGGCCTCGCGGTCATCAGCGGTCTCGTCGACGACGTGGAGGTCCGGTCCGGTGCGGACGGCGGAACCATCCGTATGAGCTGGCCGACGGCCCTTGCCGCGGTACGCCCCTGA